The segment ACTGGTAGCGATCCGCAGTCCCTCCAGCTGACCGATGTCGGTGAACTTGCCGGCCGGGCCCGCGTAGTGGAACGTCGAGCTGCCAAATCCAAGCGTCGCGATCTCCTGAGCGTTCGCGCCCGAGTCGAGCAACAGGTCGCGGCCGGTGATGCCGACGTCGAGGATTCCTTCGCCGACGTAGACAGCGATATCCCGGGGACGCAGGAAAAAGAATTCAGCGTCGTTGTCCGGGTCGGCCCGGACGAGTTCCTTCGAGTCACGGCGACGGCGGTAGCCGGCTTCCTCGAGCATAGTCGCGGCGGCCTCTGACAGGGCGCCCTTGTTTGGTACCGCAATGCGGAGCATGTTGATAAAGTCCTTGGCGTCTTAAGTGGGTGGTGAGCACCTAGAGGTGGGTGTTGATGTCGTCGAGGGTCAGTCCCTTGGCGACCATCAACACCTGAAGATGGTAGAGCAGCTGCGAAATCTCCTCGGCTGTCTCCCGGTCGGACTCATACTCGGCAGCCATCCATACCTCGGCGGCTTCCTCGACAATCTTTTTGCCGATCGCATGCACTCCTGCGTCCAGTTCTGCGACGGTTTTCGACCCTGCGGGACGACTGGCGGCTTTTTCCTGGAGTTCTGCAAACAGGGAGTCGAAGGTTTTCACACCCTCCAGCCTAGTGCCTGCCGGAATCTCACGGCTCAAGGTGCTCGTAAGTCGGACGCCGAGGCGTACGGCGACGACGCAGTTTGCCGGCTCCGGCGAGCCCAGTCGCGCAGTCCGATGATCACCATGACCAGGAAGATCAGATAGACCGCGCCAGAGAAGACCAGGCCGCCGCTAACTGCCAGCGGGATGCCGACCAGATCGACGGCAAGCCAGACGAACCAGAACTCGACAATCGCCCGGCCCTGCGCGTACATCGCGACAAGGCTGCCGATGAAGATATAGGCGTCCGGGATCGGAGACCAGGACAGGTTCCAGATGTGCAGTATCGAAGCGAACAAAGCGGTGCCCGCGAGCAACGCGACAATCAGCAGCACCCGCTCCTTCCGGCTGGCCCAGCGCACGGTGACCGAACCCGATTCCGCCTTGCTCTTTCG is part of the Saxibacter everestensis genome and harbors:
- a CDS encoding nicotinamide mononucleotide transporter family protein; this encodes MDIFSWLNTPAFELLGRPVPYSDLFGNVFALLTVVLALRRNILSWPVQILGSILLFSASMSAGLGGNASRQVVIVAAAIWGWTQWRKSKAESGSVTVRWASRKERVLLIVALLAGTALFASILHIWNLSWSPIPDAYIFIGSLVAMYAQGRAIVEFWFVWLAVDLVGIPLAVSGGLVFSGAVYLIFLVMVIIGLRDWARRSRQTASSPYASASDLRAP
- a CDS encoding phosphoribosyl-ATP diphosphatase, with the translated sequence MKTFDSLFAELQEKAASRPAGSKTVAELDAGVHAIGKKIVEEAAEVWMAAEYESDRETAEEISQLLYHLQVLMVAKGLTLDDINTHL